One genomic window of Salvia miltiorrhiza cultivar Shanhuang (shh) chromosome 4, IMPLAD_Smil_shh, whole genome shotgun sequence includes the following:
- the LOC131019995 gene encoding acetylajmalan esterase-like yields MASSSTPIKSIIALVIFNLLFLSHASYAPPPSYAQPPSYAELPKLCNFDDLYKPGGEHIFDDIETCNIGLFKLCKFNEIYQFGDSISDVGNLIREMPATPLAIARLPYGANFPMGPTGRASNGNLMIDYFAMDAGLPLLPPFKKWDADFSHGVNFAVAGSTALPWEALAALNISSPVTNTSLSVQLDSLSAYFCSTQKDSGEKLENSLFMLGPFGGSDYHYALFQGKTIHEIETTLVPKVVNAIMAAVGRVINLGARKVVVPGLYTIFRLPIYRTAFGGNNDMFEASDDLAIYHNALLQRAIDKFNQEESPNAMVTYGDYFTAYERLETYAVGLMDLMVCCGSGGGSYNLDLTRMCGADGVSACAEPNKHISWDGENLTQEAYRIMTKYLLHHIFVSLQCPYSY; encoded by the exons ATGGCTTCCTCTTCAACTCCCATCAAATCCATCATCGCACTTGTTATATTTAACCTTTTGTTCCTTTCTCACGCTTCATACGCTCCGCCACCATCCTACGCTCAGCCGCCGTCTTACGCTGAGCTCCCCAAGCTCTGCaattttgatgatttatataaaCCCGGTGGAGAGCACATTTTTGACGACATTGAAACTTGCAACATCGGCCTCTTCAAACTGTGCAAATTTAACGAAATTTATCAGTTTGGAGATTCAATTTCCGACGTCGGCAATTTAATCCGTGAGATGCCGGCCACCCCTCTCGCGATCGCCCGCCTACCTTACGGTGCTAATTTCCCGATGGGTCCTACCGGCCGCGCCTCCAACGGAAACCTTATGATCGACTATTTTG CAATGGATGCTGGTCTTCCTTTACTCCCACCCTTCAAAAAGTGGGACGCTGATTTCAGTCACGGCGTCAACTTCGCCGTGGCGGGCTCCACGGCGTTGCCGTGGGAAGCATTGGCTGCTCTCAACATCTCTTCTCCGGTGACCAACACTTCTCTGTCGGTGCAGTTGGATTCCTTGTCTGCTTATTTCTGTTCCACCCAAAAAG ATTCTGGCGAGAAACTCGAAAACTCACTTTTTATGTTGGGACCGTTTGGTGGGAGCGATTATCACTACGCTTTATTTCAAGGAAAGACCATCCACGAAATAGAAACCACATTGGTGCCAAAAGTTGTGAATGCGATCATGGCTGCTGTTGGT AGGGTGATTAATTTAGGGGCAAGAAAGGTGGTGGTGCCCGGGCTGTACACTATCTTCCGGCTTCCCATTTATCGCACGGCTTTCGGAGGCAACAACGACATGTTTGAAGCGAGCGACGACCTCGCAATCTACCATAATGCTCTACTGCAACGAGCCATCGACAAATTCAACCAAGAAGAAAGCCCTAATGCCATGGTCACCTATGGGGATTATTTCACAGCTTATGAAAGATTAGAGACCTACGCTGTTGGTCTAATGGATCTCATGGTTTGCTGTGGGAGCGGAGGCGGCAGCTACAACCTCGACTTGACAAGAATGTGCGGAGCCGACGGCGTTTCTGCTTGTGCGGAGCCCAACAAACACATTAGTTGGGACGGGGAGAATTTAACGCAAGAAGCCTATAGAATAATGACAAAGTATTTGCTGCATCATATCTTCGTCAGCCTTCAATGCCCTTATTCTTATTGA